The DNA sequence TCCGACCGGTTGCGAACGTGGTTTCTAGATTACCCGGCGATCACCCTCCCGCTGGTGCTGGTGCTTCAATTGGCCGTATTGGTCTTCCTGATGGCGCGCCAGATCCCGACCTGGATTGACAACCACTACAAGCACGAAAACCGCGCCGACAACCTAGGCAGTCTCCGCCGACAGCCAAAGCCTGCACGTGCGGAATCGCTCAAGCCTTGAAGATTCCGGTGGACCAAAAGGGCGTTTATGACGTCATAATCTTGGCGGACCTGGAGGCCTCGATGTGGGGTGCCGCGCGATGCCTGCACATCCTGGCGAGCCGGAAAGCATTGTGGTAGCATTTCTGCCGTCGCGCTGAGGGGGTGACCATGGCGCTTGAGACCGCCAGGATCCGGAACGTCGGCTTCGTCGGCCACGGCGGGGTCGGCAAGACATCGCTGGTCGAGGCGATCCTGTTCTCAACCGGATCCGTGAACCGTCTGGGCCGGGTGGACGACGGCACGACGACCACCGACTTCGACCCCGACGAGGTCAAGCGGAAGATCTCCCTCAACACCGCCGTCGCGTACTGCGATTGGCAGGGTCACCGGCTGAACCTGGTGGACATGCCCGGGTACGGCGACTTCATCTCGGACGCGCGGGCCGGGCTCCGGGTGGTGGAAGCCGCCATCGTGGTGGTGGACGCGGTGGCCGGCGTCCAGGTGCAGACCGAGAAGGTCTGGAAGTTCGCCAGCGAGTACAACCTCCCGCGTCTCGTGGTGGTGAACCGCCTGGACCGGGAGCGCGCCGACTTCTGGCGGACGCTCGAGTCCCTCGGGAAACGCCTCAAGGGCCGCCTCACGCCGCTCCAGCTCCCGGTCGGCGCCGAGGGTGGCTTCCAGGGAGTCGTGGACCTGGTGAAGCAGAAGGCGGTCCTCTACGCGGACCTGAGGCCCCGGGACGCCGAGATCCCCGCTGACCTCGCGGCCCAGGTCAAGGACTACCGGGAGAAGCTCGTCGAGGCCGTGGCGGAGAGCGACGACGAGCTGCTGGCCAAGTACCTGGAGGAGGGGGCGCTCGCCGAGGCCGAGATGCTCAAGGCGCTTCGCAGGGGGATCGCGGAGGGTAAAGTCATCCCGGTGCTGGCGGCCGCCGCCACCAAGAACATCGGCATCCACCCGCTCCTGGACCTGATCGTCGAATCGGTCCCGTCGCCGGCGGACCGGGGTGAGGTCGAAGGCAACGAGCTCAAGACCAAGCAGGCCGGAACCCGCCGGTCCGATCCCAAGACGCCGGTCTCGGCGCTGGTCTTCAAGACCTTGAGCGATCCCCATGTCGGCAAGCTCTCGCTCTTCCGCGTCTACTCGGGGACCCTGAAGTCCGACTCCCAGCTCTTCAACGCCTCCAAGGAAGTCCGGGAGCGGCTCGGCCAGGTGGCCTGGATGCAAGGGAAAGCCCAGAAGGGCGTGGAGGCGCTCGGCCCGGGAGAGATCGGCGTCGTCGCCAAGCTGAAGGAGACCCTGACCGGCGACACGCTCACCGAGGAAGCCAACCCGTTCCTGCTCCAGCGGATCGCCTTCCCGGAGCCCGCGATCTCCTACGCGATCCAGCCTAAGACCCGGGGCGACGAGGATAAGATCTCGAACGCGCTGGCGCGCATTGCCGAGGAGGACCCCACCGTCCGCTCCCACTACGACGCGGAGACCAAGCAGCTCCTGGTCTCGGGCGTGGGGCAGCTCCACGTGGAGGTGATCGTGGAGCGGATG is a window from the Candidatus Rokuibacteriota bacterium genome containing:
- the fusA gene encoding elongation factor G, yielding MALETARIRNVGFVGHGGVGKTSLVEAILFSTGSVNRLGRVDDGTTTTDFDPDEVKRKISLNTAVAYCDWQGHRLNLVDMPGYGDFISDARAGLRVVEAAIVVVDAVAGVQVQTEKVWKFASEYNLPRLVVVNRLDRERADFWRTLESLGKRLKGRLTPLQLPVGAEGGFQGVVDLVKQKAVLYADLRPRDAEIPADLAAQVKDYREKLVEAVAESDDELLAKYLEEGALAEAEMLKALRRGIAEGKVIPVLAAAATKNIGIHPLLDLIVESVPSPADRGEVEGNELKTKQAGTRRSDPKTPVSALVFKTLSDPHVGKLSLFRVYSGTLKSDSQLFNASKEVRERLGQVAWMQGKAQKGVEALGPGEIGVVAKLKETLTGDTLTEEANPFLLQRIAFPEPAISYAIQPKTRGDEDKISNALARIAEEDPTVRSHYDAETKQLLVSGVGQLHVEVIVERMKRKFNVDVNLLPPRIPYKETIKGRAEVQGKYKKQTGGRGQYGDVWLKLEPLQRGAGFEFVDDIFGGAVPRNYIPAVEKGVRDAMKRGVISGYPVVDVQVTLYDGTYHEVDSSDMAFQIAGSLALQKGIQEATPIILEPIMNVEVTVPTDQAGDVIGDLNGRRGRIVGMDPAGETSAVKAQAPMAEMLNFEPALRSMTGGRGAYSMEFSHYEEVPAFLAEKVIAAAKAEKEKAEKH